The Branchiostoma floridae strain S238N-H82 chromosome 18, Bfl_VNyyK, whole genome shotgun sequence DNA window TAGTAATGCCCCCTCATGTTAGTGTATCCTAAGCTCCATTTCCACACTTCATTGTAAATTTTCTAGAACCCCAAgacattttgttgattttcctcATATTTCCACAGGGTTTGCTGATGAAAGCAGAGGCTCTGTACTCCAAGGGTGACTTTGAGCACTCCCTGGTGTTCTACCACCGCGGGCACAAGCTGCGTCCTGAAGTGGACGAGTTCAGACTGGGCATCCAGAAGGCACAGGAGGCCATCAACAACTCTGTCGGCAGTGAGTCACTAGCACACAATGATCTagagtagtagtagtccactgtgtcctgctgctgcagtggtctggacaccctgcagctgcaatcagtctttcttcaactctctccacttTGTTCTGTTCATCGcgagcttccttagctcccgtagttttctttctgaccgcaATGGTCCTAATTCTGCTGGGCAGGTGTGTTGGTTGGCATTCTCAGTACGTGTCCAAACGTAGCCCATCTTTCGTGTTTCACTTTTGTTGACAGCAGGCTTGTGTTGCACAGCTTATGATGATCTAGTTTTAGCCTTCTGTTGTCTACCATCCAATGCTAAGggcttgtttgaacctttgccATGGTATTTGAAATTTGTAAATGACTACAAATATCTATGGCCTTACTGAAGCCTTTGGCTGAAGCTGTTGAatattcacttttttttttcttttatccatTTAGCTCCAAGTTCAGTGAAGCTTGAAAACAAGGGGGACACTTCATTCCTGAACAAGCACGAAGATGTAAGTACACAAACTCACCACATCCTATGACAACTTTCTTAACTTCATTACTTATAAGACTAAGGATCTAAATAAAAGAGACTTTTACGAATCAAAATTTTTTGACATCAATATGATTAAGTTAGGTTAAAAGAATACTTAGGAGCAAAAACAGcaggttaaaaaaaaccttcaaagtgaaaattgttaatcatgataaaaaaattgttgttacAGAATAAGAAAGCAGCTCGGCGACCAGCGTACCAGAAACcacagaaacaaacaacacagaagAGCAACAAACAGAAGCCAAAACCCAAGGAAAACCAGAAGACAATCAAACAGCTCCTTGGAGAATTGTACGCTGACAAGGAGTATCTGGAAAAACTCCTCAAGGATGAAGGTGAGACATCTTTAGGAGGAAGCAAAGAATAAGCATACcatgtaaaaaaatatttaaaaaaatctgtcattttcaaCTGTGTTTTTGTGTCATATATCTACAACAGTTGATTTGTTAAATGCTCTCCTTAAACCATTTTGAGATATTTTGTATCATCTTAATGTACGGAATATAGCAGTTTTTTCTTCTGAGATATGAACTTGGTATGCACTATTATTTTTATCAAACTATTCATTACAAACTATTTCCAAAACTGTCATCAAAGTATACTATATGCATGTAGCTGTATGCTTTTAAGAGATGAAGGGCAATTCCAACCAAAGCTTGGAGCTTAACCAGAAACTTGTTGTCACTCTTCTAAACAGACTTGATCAAGGGAAGCTCGCAGACTGGCATGGCAATCTACGAGCTTGTCACGGACGGAATCCAGTACTTGGACACGAGAACGGAGTTCTGGCGCCAGCAGAAGCCCATGTACGCCCGGAAACGTGACAAGGTGGTCGCTCGCCAGGGCTTCCAGAGACAGAAGAAACCACGAGTGAGGGAAGCCGCGGCTGACCCTGCTAACTACATCCTGAAAAACCTGGAAGAAATCGATCAGGGTAAGGGATTAGTGGTTATCTTTGTATGAAACACAAGATGAGTAAGGGATTAGTGCTTAGTTAGTTAAACGCACGACAAGGGGGCCCTTTGTCTTCGGAAAGGGAAAttttattttgacaaaaagatTTAACaacagtttcagcaccaaggtcagtacACACTTTGAAATGGCCTTGCAACTGATGCATAAGATTGGAGCCTTCAGCTATCATTTGATGCTGCACATTAGCTAAGGAAATTAAGCAGCCCTTCTATACACACAGATTTTGACACTACCAACCCAAAAGATCATGTCAAGAGCTTGAACAAGGCTCCAATACCTACAGATACAGCCGTACAATACCCATCCTTTCAACTTTGTATTGTAATGATTGCAAGAAAATCTCAATgtgcactgtccttggtgctgaaaatgtatGTATAACTTTTGTGCCTGCATGAAAATTTCACGTGAGAAGACAGTGGACCCACAGTGAAATAATGATAACATGTTGAATATAATGATATCATACAAATCTTGTTTCTCAACATGATATAATCTTGTACCTATTGGGAGTTGGACCCATGTTTGTAGAGTTGAAGAGTGTGCAAGCTACCCCTGCATCCTGACTACTATCTAACAATGTGCTGTTCTCTATAGCCCTGGCAGAAGGCAAAGCAGAGGAGAGTCTGAAGCAGGCTGAGAAGACGCTGAAGACAGTTGACAGTTGGTCGGAGGATGACGTCCCCAACAAGCCTGATGTTGTAGGAAATCTACACAGCTGTATAGGTAAGGAACTGTTCTTTATACTACCACCTCCCCATTCTTCTTGTAATTGTCCTTCcattatttgttcagctgttaacaaacagctagggttgcccaactagccaggGGCTATTGCCAAGAGCTAACCCTGGGAGGAAaagtacatgttacatattataTACAATCACTAACATTAGCTATTAAAcaataatggttacaaatttacatcatatattacatgtatacaatctgTACATGCTAAAGTCCTTCCATTAAGTCTGGCTCTTTTCATTGTTCATCTTAATAACTGTGGTATTTTTACTGATTCTAACAaggatttgtttgttgtgtttgcaGGCAATGCACTGCTGGAGTTAGGAAAGATGGGAGATGCTTTACAACATCACCAGAAGGATATGGACATGGCAGAGAAACAGTGAGTAGTCTTTCCGTCATGCATCTCCTCATGGAAAATATGATATTTTGGATGATCTTTTACCTACAAATCAAAGTACAGAGGCACATTTTTTTGTGTCTGCTTCCAGAAGTAACATGACACGAATTGGTTTCAATTTTTTCTATTCTTAAGTTTTGTAGACTAGCTTGCTGTAGAATAGGTTAGAGTCAATATCGCATTAAATCCAGTATTATACCTTACCAGAGACTtcttgaccttatttgtgcgaaCAGAAGTTTTATTCAGTTTTTACGACAGCCACTAGATGTAATTTATGTTGATTAACAAATCCTGTATCTTTGTGTTGCAGTAATCTGGAGGATGCCCGATCGCGAGCCCTCGACAACCTCGGCAGAGTGTACGCAAGGATGGGCAAGTTTGAGAAGGCAATTGAAAAGTAAGATTTCGGAAGCAATGAAATCTTCTTGTGGAATTACAtcatatgtaatgatatatagtagtttattgcaaattcttgcctgagGGTTAATTGCAGTTAACATAAGAAGGGGACAAACATGTAAGACAAACGAGTAGAACAGTATCGAATATGTCAACTTTAGTCTAAAagctctaaactgtaacttgttgggttagacttcttttcctgagatAGTGGAAGCtactttttctataatgtgtgggttctgtgatgttataGCATGAATAATAGCATCCATGAATGCTTATTACCAGCACCTCCTATCAAAATATCTTTGAACTGCACTTGGATTCATTTGCATCATTCATTCCTTTTCTTTCTATAGCTGGGAGCGCAAACTACCTATGGCAAAGACTCCTCTAGAGAAGACCTGGCTGTACCATGAGATTGGGCGCTGCAACCTGGAGCTAAACGAGAACGACGAAGCTCACAAGTACGGTGAGATGTCCTTTGCTGAGGCCCAGGAGGCCGAAGATGATGTCTGGCAGCTGAACGCAAGTGTTCTGATCGCTCAGGCAGAAGGTTGGTACTGTCATGTTTATTTCATGTagcgttagttcacctttatccgcggataacctatatccgttgtttctaaaaacacgGTACTTATGGACATTATGTCGACGGATGGCGGTTCCAAACTATACAActgtgaaaatgttgcaatttgacaTTGCCGTCCATTTACTTGATGTCCCTACATATCTTATgtttagaaacaacggatataggttaccccgcggataaaggtgaattagcgttaagCATGGAATGATAATGTTTCATATTTGTTTTCCCATTTATGTTTGTACCATAAGGATGTACACTGACTTTGATTGATCAAATGACAATCATTGTAGACCTTGTCCAATGCAGGATATTCTTTTCAAGAAGTGCATCTTTCATGAAAACATGGAATGATATTGTCGGATACTTAGTTTCCTATTTATGTCTGTACAATCCACAGGAGACCATGCCAATACTGCCAAAAATTTGTCTTACAAGCAGCGACAATATTTGTGAATGCATAAATCACTTGACTGTGTTGACAGAAATTTGGGAATGTGTGAATTATCCTGTAACTTACATAGCTCAACATACAGATTAAGAATTACATGACTTTGTATCTCCGTCTTATTGTTTTTAATTGTGTCCCATTTCTGTACAGTGAGACAAGGACAACTAGAAGGAGCGGTGCAGTCGTTTGAACGTTCGCTTGAAATGGCACAAGCACAGGGAGACACGGCCGCAGAAGTCGCCATCAAGAGAGCTTTGGATGACGTCAACAACCGTATTGCCAAGAAAGAGAAGGACAGTCGACCGTCTTCCGCTGCAAAAGACCAGAAGACAGAGGATGATGACAAGAAAGAACCAGAGCCAGAGCCAGGTAAGAATGACTTGAGCAAATCACATATTCAAGAAAAACATGTTCAATCTGACTAGGTTTCAATCTTATTGAATGATATTACTCTGTACACATGACAGTATAACATGTGTATCTTGTAGATAACATTGCTGTGATAACGTGTTATATTCAGATGTTCACATGATGTTTTAGTATAAATTCATAGTCCTGCTTACTTTTTGttctgaatttttaaaaaatcatatcattgtATCCCTGTCAATACATTACGCAGTCACGTAGCTTGTCTTGGGGAGTTAAAAAAAGCTCTACCATTTTTGCTGTCACTTCAGATTTGATGTGATTTATCCATTTTAGACCCCAAAAGTATATGATTGTAATTTCTTGCTTTCTACAGAAGCAGATGCTAACTATGAAGAAGACTTTGACAAGGAAGATGacgtcaaagaagaagaaccaGTTAAGGAGGAGACAGAGGAACCTCAGGAGGAGGAGCCAGCGGCAAAGGAGGGCGGGGCATCGCCTGTCCCGGAGTTTGAGGTCCAGGAGAAGGCGGATGAGTAGGGGGGAGATGAGTTCTGGGATATGGACATTCCTACAGAAGACGACGAggacaacaaaaagaaacagaaaatataaaaacaaattgaagTCATacgatgaccaaaaaacactaAGCAATCAGTTATTACTGTCATAcaaataacattttgtacagaaaTCCATCTGTGCATTCATTGAGAATGTCATCTGTAGCATTTAAGAGCCAGACAGCCAACTTTGAATAATTCAAAGCCCATAAAAATGCTCTTGTTGTGTGGGGACCGTTCATTTGACTACATAGAGAGTAGTGACCAACAGAACCACTTGATTAGAGTACTGTTACAATGTTGCCTATCCTCCTCTAATGTGTTGTGAAAAATGAACAGTCCCCTTTGCTTAAGACAGTCCTAACTTCTGTATCTCCCTTTACTCATTCCAGTCCCAAGAACAATATAGGAACTAGTCAGCAAGAGTGCTATAGGATTCCGAAGTGCTTGGATCTAGTAtcaacattgtattttgtaaatataCTGGTTATTAAGTGATCAGAAAGATCTATGCAACCGGCTATTGTGAAATGTTTGTACAGAATATAAGAGCCACATTCAAGTGAAGACTAATAatcagatataacgttactaattATAACCAGTGCTGAGCAATTTGGAGAGTTTGAATTCTACAATTACCTCCAGTTATCATTGCCAGAAGGCATTTACTCCTTGTTTATGCTATGTTGATAATCAACTGTATTTTCTTATATCTTGTGGTGGATTTTCCAATGAGATGCTGCTTGGGTGATGTGAATATTCAATGAAAATCTCAACTTGTATATTGCAAAATCGTTTTGCCCTACTTCAGTTCTGTTTGTTCACATGCAGTTTCTGTAcacattatgcaaaataaaatttatTTAGAACATATTTCTGTTGCATATTTTTGCTTGGGTGatatttgcatacatgtagtaaatgttaAGTTGCTTTGCAATGTACCATACAGGAGACGTCAGTTGTGTTGACGTCATGTCACCAATAAATCCAGTTATTCACTGACCTTAAGGTAACAACTCATGTTACCTTTACTGTCATAGACTTCAACCACTATTTGTATATCATATCCCCTTGAACATACCTGATAAGTGTGAGACAACTTTGTCACAGACATTTACGCCAGTAAAGCAACAGCAAAGTTCAAACCCATCTTACCTGTCAGTGACAAATTTCAACCACTATTGCATATTCAAGAGAAATACCCGTTAACTATGAGACAAATTCTCATTTTATGTACAGGACTTTCAATCAACATGGCACGTTTGCTGTATCATGGGGACATGTGCTGCAGATTGCGCTCGCCTCGACATAAGAGGAGTCTTTCTATTGGATAGAAATTGCCAGTTCGGACTTAGTAGAAGCGTTAGCCAATAGCAGCTGAGTTTGTAAATACTGAGTTTATGGACACCTTCTCAGCCACAATATCCCGTGACAACATTTTAGGAGGTTGGTCACCTGTTCTTTAGCTGGATGGCAAGTGGCATTAACTTCTTGACGGTGTACATAGTAGAAGGCGGCGAAGCTGAAGACGTCgaggaaaaggaaaagaaagaagaggaCAACGCAGAGGAAAAGAGCGAAGGCTATTTAGAGGGCCTAGAAGTTATTTCCGAAGACGAGGAAAACGTagagaaggaagaagaagaagacgaggaGGAGGAAGGACGAAGGACTGCTAAACAAAACGCCACTATCGCCGTCATGGTCGTTCTTAAGGTTTTCGGGTTCGCCTTATTTATCAACTACATTGTCAACGTCGCCGGCCAGAAGGGTAAGTTGATCTATAGTATACAGTTATTTTCATTACGCCAAATACTCAagctggatgtgattttggaaacactCAGGAAATTttgttggagagcaggttttGTACCCTATCGATTTATACGTAAAATTATTACACTACTTTACTTTGACCTCCAAGAGTTCAAGGAGTAAATGCTGTTATTTTGAAATTAAGAGTATCAAGAAACAGCTCCGCCTAGACTTTGTGGTCTTGGACGCGAATAAGAAAACAACTTGAATATTGAGAGTAAAGGCTAGATCATGGTGCTATTTCGTGTGGGTGCAAAAGTGGTATGGACACATTCCATACGGTA harbors:
- the LOC118405804 gene encoding tetratricopeptide repeat protein 25-like encodes the protein MYEKEEGEEGPKSSFVTYLSEGDKLFDNGEYRKALESYSTALEIQPEDKTCLVARAKCYLALGDSDAALRDAEAALKDDKEYIKGLLMKAEALYSKGDFEHSLVFYHRGHKLRPEVDEFRLGIQKAQEAINNSVGTPSSVKLENKGDTSFLNKHEDNKKAARRPAYQKPQKQTTQKSNKQKPKPKENQKTIKQLLGELYADKEYLEKLLKDEDLIKGSSQTGMAIYELVTDGIQYLDTRTEFWRQQKPMYARKRDKVVARQGFQRQKKPRVREAAADPANYILKNLEEIDQALAEGKAEESLKQAEKTLKTVDSWSEDDVPNKPDVVGNLHSCIGNALLELGKMGDALQHHQKDMDMAEKHNLEDARSRALDNLGRVYARMGKFEKAIENWERKLPMAKTPLEKTWLYHEIGRCNLELNENDEAHKYGEMSFAEAQEAEDDVWQLNASVLIAQAEVRQGQLEGAVQSFERSLEMAQAQGDTAAEVAIKRALDDVNNRIAKKEKDSRPSSAAKDQKTEDDDKKEPEPEPEADANYEEDFDKEDDVKEEEPVKEETEEPQEEEPAAKEGGASPVPEFEVQEKADE